One window of the Betta splendens chromosome 21, fBetSpl5.4, whole genome shotgun sequence genome contains the following:
- the LOC114847228 gene encoding scavenger receptor cysteine-rich type 1 protein M130-like, translating to MDHLLLLLLLWSAGAQAEENHTSTESDGFRLEGGDSRCAGRLDAKNEGEWRPGVGTAWTLKKAAVACGALDCGSAVSVENREESSVRPVWRISFDCVSSGSALGECVESYYSSSSLYLTCSEPYEIRLMGGNSRCAGRLEMKHEEDWRPVDGSGWTLKEADIVCRELDCGSVVSMEQKETPLNIFVWLISFDCVQSGFTLWECAESLISDSFIHNLICSDSVRLLNGTGLCSGRLEVRSNQGWSSVCEADFDQQDAEVVCRELGCGAPSALQGALYGEVEAPVGSKEFQCGGHESALLDCRSSDSARTTCSSGNAVGLTCSEPDEIRLMGGNSSCAGRLEMKHYGEWRPVDGSDWTLNEAAVACRQLDCGSPLFIIKEEECLIRPVWRISSDCVHAGSALRECRESFRILFFSLNLTCSDLLLQPVISVSSTDGVSQARQQGLQVFKGLSFTIRCSIQPQYPGGSFQLTFTPSSSSTNLNYSQPAVNHSTHFLFPVAEPAHQGNYTCVYQVYVFTHNFSSESRRLSVSVSDPTGFHLKVVFLPLTLLLLCTALYFYCEATRGQTSIRQEDMELVNYPLGVHL from the exons AtggaccacctgctgctgctgctgctgctgtggagcgcAG GAGCCCAGGCTGAAGAAAATCACACGTCAACAg AATCCGATGGGTTCAGGTTGGAGGGAGGAGACAGCCGCTGTGCAGGTAGACTGGATGCTAAAAATGAAGGTGAATGGAGACCAGGAGTTGGAACTGCCTGGACACTGAAGAAAGCAGCTGTTGCCTGTGGAGCGctggactgtggttctgctgtttctgtAGAAAACAGAGAAGAGTCCTCAGTCAGACCTGTGTGGCGGATCAGCTTTGACTGTGTTAGTTCTGGATCTGCTCTGGGGGAGTGTGTAGAATCGTattactcttcctcctctctgtacctcacctgctcag AACCTTATGAGATCAGGTTGATGGGAGGAAACAGTCGCTGTGCAGGTAGACTGGAGATGAAGCATGAAGAAGACTGGAGACCAGTGGATGGATCTGGCTGGACACTGAAGGAAGCAGATATTGTCTGTAGAGAGCtggactgtggttctgttgttTCTATGGAACAAAAAGAAACGCCTTTAAACATATTTGTGTGGCTGATCAGCTTTGACTGTGTTCAGTCTGGATTCACTCTATGGGAGTGTGCAGAATCATTAATATCTGATTCCTTCATCCACAATCTCATCTGCTCAG ACTCTGTCAGGCTGCTGAATGGGACTGGTCTGTGTTCAGGCAGACTGGAGGTCAGGTCCAACCAGGGCTggtcctcagtgtgtgaagctgactttgaccagcaggatgcagaggtgGTCTGTAGGGAGCTTGGCTGTGGGGCTCCTTCAGCcctccagggggcgctctaTGGAGAAGTGGAGGCTCCAGTGGGGTCCAAAGAGTTCCAGTGTGGAGGCCATGAGTCTGCTCTGCTGGACTGTAGAAGCTCAGACTCAGCTAGAACCACCTGCTCATCTGGAAACGCTGTTggactcacctgctcag AACCTGATGAGATCAGGTTGATGGGAGGAAACAGTAGCTGTGCAGGTAGACTGGAGATGAAGCATTATGGAGAATGGAGACCAGTGGATGGATCTGACTGGACCCTGAATGAAGCAGCTGTTGCTTGCAGACAGCTGGACTGTGGTTCTCCTCTTTTTATCATAAAGGAAGAAGAGTGTTTAATTAGACCTGTGTGGAGAATCAGCTCTGACTGTGTTCACGCTGGATCTGCTCTGAGGGAGTGTCGAGAATCatttagaattttatttttctccctGAATCTAACCTGCTCAG acctgctgcttcagccagTCATCTCTGTTTCCTCCACTGACGGGGTCTCCCAGGCCCGTCAGCAGGGGTTGCAGGTGTTCAAAGGTTTAAGCTTCACAATCCGCTGCTCCATCCAGCCACAGTACCCAGGAGGCTCCTTCCAGCTTACCTTCACCCCCTCCTCATCCAGTACAAACCTCAACTACAGCCAGCCAGCTGTTAATCACTCtacccacttcctgtttcctgttgcagAGCCCGCCCACCAAGGAAACTACACCTGTGTTTATCAGGTGTACGTTTTCACCCATAACTTCTCCTCTGAGAGCCGTCGACTGTCTGTCAGTGTCTCAG ATCCAACAGGGTTTCACCTCAAAGTGGTCTTCCTGCCTCTgactttgctgctgctctgcactgcCCTTTACTTCTACTGTGAG gccaccagggggcagacGTCCATCAGACAGGAGGACATGGAGCTGGTGAACTATCCGCTGGGTGTGCACCTATAG
- the LOC129603507 gene encoding CD209 antigen-like protein C — protein sequence MIDKTSDDLSDDMDDIYVNVEDVKSVDSRPPSMPPSSQTGAGRFHGALLILGLLNVLLLSGLIGLGVCFVEVCSITANLTERLQDSNKQVFSLDEDRERLRANLSEVTEERNKLRRLFTQRWTMFNNSLYFLSNEPGSWTKGRDDCIKREAHLVVIDSDKEQRFLSGLTKEAAWIGLTDRDKEGTWGWISGAPLTVRYWWKNQPDNGGKGLVKEDCAHISAVTAEWNDLPCERSLLWICEKTCDMC from the exons ATGATAGATAAAACCTCAGATGACCTTTCAGATGACATGGACGATATTTATGTAAATGTGGAAGATGTGAAGTCTGTTGACTCAAGGCCCCCATCGATGCCCCCATCGAgtcagacag GTGCTGGGAGGTTTCACGGAGCTCTTCTCATCCTGGGGCTGCTCAATGTTCTCTTGTTGTCTGGACTCATCGGACTTGGCGTCTGCT TTGTAGAagtctgcagcatcacagccaaCCTCACTGAGCGTCTCCAGGACAGTAACAAGCAAGTGTTCTCCCTGGATGAAGACAGAGAGCGGCTCAGGGCCAACCTCTCTGAAGTGACTGAGGAGAGGAACAAGCTCCGCAGACTGTTTACACAGA GATGGACGATGTTCAACAATTCCCTGTATTTCCTCTCTAATGAGCCTGGTTCGTGGACCAAAGGCAGAGACGACTGCATTAAGAGAGAAGCACATCTGGTGGTGATAGACAGCGATAAAGAACAG AGGTTCCTGTCTGGATTAACCAAGGAGGCAGCTTGGATTGGTCTGACTGACAGGGACAAAGAGGGAACGTGGGGATGGATCAGTGGAGCTCCTCTAACTGTGAG ATACTGGTGGAAAAACCAGCCTGATAACGGTGGTAAAGGTTTGGTTAAAGAGGACTGTGCCCACATCAGTGCTGTAACTGCAGAATGGAATGATCTGCCCTGTGAAAGGTCTCTGCTGTGGatctgtgagaaaacatgtgacATGTGTTAG